The segment ggaatagggggcgaaaagttgaaaccagaagctgaaacgtaagccagattgggatccgtctgattagcccggggagcaaaggatgggaagccagatcgtggggcggagacgtaagctgggttgaattcgccaggctagcccggggaacttagattgaatgctagtggcggacacgtaagctacgctgtgtgactcgcagaggctgccgcgcgcagacagagcgtgcggggctcaagtacataggaaACGCGGGGTTGGCGcaaggccgtggttcagacgcgaaagggttaagtgtgagaccgcggagtgtgcgcgcaaagccgagccgtgcaaagccgagctgcgcagatgagagagacgcgggctgaagcggctcagccggaaagccgccgagaaatagcctcggggcggagcctgccggcagggcgaggcaccaggaagccgcagggataagagaaacagaagtttagaagtaaagtgagagaaataggaatgctggaagatagaagtaaaatgggagaaataggaatgcccggagatagagaaatagagaaatagaaaggcctcccctcaacatggcaatgagagagcttggattcggtctgcctgattaagtgaggcgatgagcacctgcgggcagctagcagcttatgcgctgcaggtcaccgaagacaggcacgaattaacatcagtaaggcctcccccacaatacggcaatgagaaggcttggattcggtttgcctgattgttagggcttgtaagcccctgcaggcagagcagagcatgcgctgtggggcaccgaacacaggcacgcatcagcgcctaaaaacctcctcataacatggtgaagagaggacccggattcggtttgcctgataggacttgtgggaacctgtggcaactctggcaagtagagcagagtgtgtgccgcgggacaccaaggacaggtgcgtatcaacgccaaaaaataaaaagaaagggggatctgtggggagcaatccggattggactaagttactggaattaagacttattctatgcatctgctctcccacaatatggtgctgggagagaagtaaacagcttctgcacagctgcctccagttcaaccaataaactgtaggacctgctcctgattggaggagagcagcatactcggcgtgtgggcagccgagttgggattggcagaggaggactataaaggaggagagagacggcatgcaccaggaacatctaaggggaacatctagctgaaggaacacctgtgcagcccccaagaaagccggccggcggtgtgccgctcccctgcggaagtggggaatgtggccagggggaactgcccttccacggaggtggaagggatagtagccaacccgggaagaaccagcagcaaacccggggagggccgagcagacgaaagaacagcgcagggtcctgtgtcgttcctccacgaagaggaggagcgacaGGTGAGGTTGAATATGTTTTCACATAATTATTATTTGTCTTCCTTGCCAATTTTCCTTCTGCACAATagcctttttactttttatttgttgaacactttgtTTACTAGAGCATTAAGCTAttgctataatgtaaattaaaaataaattttctcaaaaatagTAACTAACGTATTaagttgaaaaaattaaataaaatccaaaaaggAAACAATGAATTAATATGTTGACATATGTAAAATGGAAGTCATATAAAATCATTATAACATTTAAATTGAAATAGCTAAAAGGGAAAAATGTGTACAACATGTAAATGTCTTCTACCTGTACCACATAAAgtgcttttataaaaattaaggaaaagcaaaagaaatacacATTGCATTAAACAATACATTTACTTAATTAAAAATGcacttttaaaacatataaacataactaaaaataagtttaaattcatatataatgaaatattattttacatagATTGAAAAAGGAATGATAATCACTCTTGTTATACTTATAAATAGAATTCTAAAgtttacttaaattttaaaactcatgAGAATTTCCTTGAGATTAAAAAAGAATGCAGAGAAACTAACAATATctcttagaaaaagagaaaaagacacattCTTAGAAAGTTTTATCTATAACTTTCTATAACTATTTCAGTAAGAAATTATcctatggtaaaaaaaaaagtgatgttaaAAATCTAGTGCATAAGAATATCTGTGattgtattatttaattttaccaAAAGTAGCTAAATTATACTGGCCCTGAATAGGATACACAACCAACACATTATGGTATAGCCACGTGATTGAAATTATGTAGCCACTAACTCATAATTTCAACTAATTTAATTAGAAAACtttttaagtaatatttatttattgaggctggcactgtggtgtagagggtaaagccactgcctgctttgcctgcatcccatataggcaccagttcaagtcctacctgctctacttccaatccagctttctgctatggcttgggaaagcagtacttgggcctctgcacccacgtgggggacctggaggaagctcctagttttggtttggcacagctccggccactgcggccaattggggagtgaaccagcggatggaagacccttctctctctctgtctctctgtctcctctctgtgtgtaactttgacttgcaaataaataaataaatcttttttttaaaaaaagattatttattttttggaaggttagatttacagggagagacagaaagtgaaagacagatctgtgtgctggttcattccctagatggcttcaATTAGGccagaaaaagccaggagccagaagcttcatactagttttccacttgggtggcagggcccaaacacttgggccatattctgctgcttctcccaggtcattagcagggagccggattggaagtggagcagctgggacattcaTTTGGGTTGCCggcctcacaggtggtggctttacccgttatgccacaatgctggcccctgtgagAAAACTTAATGTACACAATTCCAGTTAAGTTCTATGCATATGCATACCCACCACAGAGCAAAGCATGTTTATAAAAACACATATAAATTGGAAAAAAGTATACAAAATGTTTATGGTGATCGTCTCTAGTTAATAGTATCAccaataatttctattttctcataggttttaaatattttctaaattttctatacTGTACCTATTTACCTTTGTAAGTAGGAactgaattatttaaataaaaacataggaTATATTGAACTGAAGATATTGCATAGGTATTTGTAATTAAGTAATAAATATTCAATCAACAAACTTCTGTTGAACATTTATTATGTCCCCAGCATAATTCTAGGCCCAATGGGGCACGAACTATCTACCCTCTAGAGTCTTGCAACCCAGTAACAAGCCTCACAGAAACATCTTCCCCAGGCTCTGCTGCCAAGAAGAGTATGTTTTAGGGACTCAAAGCAACTAGCATGAGTGGAGAATCAGGAACCACGTGTTTTCATCAGGACTCCTCCAACTCAGAAAGTCTCCCCTTGTGTGTGAACGTGGGCTAGCTCTGAACCACTCACAGGTAAACCGTACTTGTGTGTTAGAGTGGCCAGGCATCTGATGGCACCACAGAAGATGTGGGTGGCAcaagtccaggttcttgtctttcCTGGAACTCTATTTCCTAGAGATTGTACTCCTCCTGTTTCTCCAAAATTTGCCATTTCAGCTGTCTATATTTTTATGGAAGATCCATAGCTTTTCTCTTGCATAGTTTGGGCAAATTCATTAGTAGTCTTAGATCCACAAAGGCATGCCTATTTACAGCCAATGAGGGAAGATATTTATTCTATTGGCTCTGTCATTTAAACAAATTCAGTTTATATTCACATTCTTTCATCCACTTTAGATTCTAAATTTCTGGAGGATTGGGGCCCCTACGGGCGACTCTGAAATTTGTATAGACACTAACTTGAACACATTAATTCTTAATAAAGGCTCCATGCTTCAAGATGATTAACACCAGGTTCCTCAGTACATGGTAAAGAACTGTGCACATTATCTGATTAACGACTTACCTAGGGTGCTGTATAAATATGTTCTGACAAACTTGTCCATACATGCTTTGTTAGCCATGCTGAAAATCATGTTTCCAGACTATTTACACAAAATAAAGCTGacgctgccaaaaaaaaaaaaaaaaaaaaaaaaaaaaaagagtgagttaTTCTTGGTTGAGAGAATGCGTATCCTTTTATAGGAGCCTCTCTTACTGCAGGGCACAAAGTAATTATAATGTATGCTTTTCTTTCTTGTGGGACCATATTTATGAAAGGAGAATATTATCAGGGGTAGgttatttttacatcaaaatttaCATTGACCCTGTGAAGAAATGCTTATAGAAGCCCCATGTTTTATTTACTCCTTTTTCCTTGCTAATAAAAAAGGATCTTGGCTATTGAGCACATGCATCATTTTGTTTAATTAAGACACATGCCTAGGTATTAAGATAGCTAAGAAAGATATCAAAATATACATAGAGCTCAGAAGATAATCATCACCTGATTTCTGCaacattttaaatcttttagAATATCAAAATTCCTCTTGAACTTTTACAAACATTTTCCTGGCCCCATTTCCACAAATTATAGTTTCAGTAGATTTGACttgaaccaaaacaaacaaaagtaaaaaaaaagctcAACTTACATGAATGATTCTGATATGCCCTAAAGACAGAAACCACTATCTTAAGATGTATTAGTAAATcttcaatgattttaaaaatgatatcagaaaattaatatttcatataACAGGGCTTTTCATATTACTTAAGTATAACAGTTGAATTCAATTCAGTTAGTATTTCTGAAGTAGCTATGATCTACAAGTCATCTTGCTGTGATTGAGGGAATAAAAGACACAGTAACAAAAAATAGCTATTGCACAATTACCTCAATAATTAAATTCCAAGGAAGAATCTGGTAGGACCTATAAGAGATGGAAAAGATACTATCTTTATAGCACCTTTTTAaacttgaaggagagagagaccttaTAAATctcataaaataaagaaaatcatattAAATGAAGACTATTTGAGACAGACTTTGAGAGTTTGATGGGAATTTGACAAGCTTATGTTGTAGGATGGAAAGGGCAGGACATTCAGAAGTAGGCAATTGGTCAAACTGGCTGGAacttaagtagaacaaataaaatgagaaagttTTTTGGTAAATTAATTCCATAGGCAACAACCAAAaccatggaaaagaaagaaattcctttACTACCAAGGAACTTAATATAAATCCATTTATGAGACAACTCAGGAAAAAagtaatagtaaaaaaaaataaaatgaactagaAAAAGGAGATTGTtgagttaaagaaataaaacagggaACAAAACAAGAGtaggaaaaatatatacattagaAATTATAATAAATGGAACACTATGCCTAAAGTTTCATAATTAAATAAAGCTTGAGATACAAAGATCACTGCAGAggacaaatataaaaaattaaaacatttggaCAAATGATGCCATGTTTCATTAAATTGAAGGTGGCATTAATTGTAAGATAGGCCCTCACCTTAAGCAATACTGAGTGGAAAAAAGTGCTGTCCATCACACTACGACACGATGGTATCTTATTTCTTAGAATCATCATTTTCACCAAAGAAACTCCTTTAATCTTAgaaataggtgtttttttttttttctcacatagCATTCTGGCGCATCCAAAAAGCGTAACATAAACATGATATATTAAGTAAGGCATTCCTAGATCTTCAGTATCCAGTTAATTCTGAATTGCTTTTCTACTCAAAGCCATTGATGTCTGTGTTTTCCCATTAACCATCTCAGTAACCCAACATAACACAGGATCATCTAATTCTGAGCATTGTGCTTGGTAAGAAGACATGTCATTGGCTGATTCTACCATTGatgagtattttttttcaataataatCCAACATACAATTAGGAATGTTAGACATACCTGGATAAAAACTTCAAAGAATAGATTTTCAAAGGTGTATTCAAAATTGTAAGGAAAAAGTACTGATGAAATATGGTATATTCTGTACCAGaggaataaaatttataatttgtgTGTGGGAGAAAAACTGATTACATTTATATAGCTCTGAAGTTGGTTGTGCAGAATATAATTGAGGGACGTTAGACTGAGACAGATTGCCAGAGTTCATAGTTCTCCCAGTTACCAGGCATTGCTGCACTATGTGTCTGAGGATAAAAATAGTACATGTCATAGGGTTGTCTTGAGGACTAAGCAACTGTCAGTAAATGTGTTCAATAACTTTCAGGTATCACTCCCACAAAAAAACAGTCAATCAGAGTTATACTCTAGATGATATGGAATAATGTGGATGGGCTTTAGTCTctcaattaaaactaaaaaataggaTAAATGATAAGAAGCCAATGTGTTCAAGACATTAGACACCAGAGAACAAAACAGGGATCGCTGGGTCTTCTAAGAATGGATCCTGTAGTTGCCTCTTTTTTTCTGCCTGGGGAGAGTTTACAGGCTAAAGGGCAGGTGAGAGGACGCCAGGCAGAGCCCAGTGGTTTCTGAAGGCTGAGCTGATGGAGATGCATATCCAGGAAGGGCCAGGTGCTTATATTTCACAGGGCAGAGTGCCAGAGAAGACAGAGCTACACAGGTAGCAAGCTGAGCAGATTTATGGAGGCCCCTTCAGTCTCCACTTGAGCATAGAGAGCTGATACACAAGTCTGTGCAGAAGTTGCCTGGGGCCAGGCAGAAAATCAGCTGGAAGGGTTAGAGAACATGATTTCTGAGTTTCCCAAGAGCCAGAATGGAAAACTTCCTAATTCTTGGGACATCTAGTGGGATAGTCAGGTGCCCCCAAAGTACATGAGAAAGAGCTCTAGACTAAGTGCGGCTCGGTCCAACTTAGCAAAGACTCAAACCCATTAGGAGACGTGTCTGCAAATCTTTTgcacatttcatttctttcagccaggttttgttgttttgtgttattgagttttttaaaattttatttaagttatacaaattttgtgtatttcctatatacggatttaggaacatagtgacacttcccaccctatcctccctcccactcatgctcctACCCTTCTacctcctccctgtcccattcccactcttaatttttacaaagatcaactttcagtttacttaatgatcataaagttaaccctatactaagtaaaagagtgtaacaaacaatatgaagaaaaaaaaaaaaacagctgttcctcaacaaaagagacgagggctataaacaatcattgaatctcaaaatgtccatttcactccagtacattacattttaggaacTCTATTTGTTACgttggatcagggaaaatatatggtatctgtctttttgagactggcttatttcactaagtataatgatttccagatgtgtccattttgttgcaaaatacaggatttcattttttttatagctgagtagtactccatagtgtatgcataccataacttctttatccagtcagcagctgatggacatctggagtgatgccatgtcttagctattgtgaattgtactgcaatgagcatgggggtatagataactctttcagatgctgatttattttggttttgggtAAATGTTATTGAGTTTTAGAGTTCTTCGTATATTCTTGGTATAAGATCTTTACCAAatgtgtggtttgcaaatatttttttcagtctgacttgtatttttatttgctaaacaaTGTGTTTCAAAGAGTAGGAGTTCTTATTTTGATAAATTCCAGTTTATAAATATAGGCACACACAAGTATCTGTagagctttatttgtaataggaACAAAGTGAAAACAATGCAAATGCTATGAAACAAGTGaaggaataaatacattttggagtgggtatttggcctagtgattaagatactggttaagataCCTACATTATAATGATCCCACATTAGAGTAGAATGCTTGTGTTAAAATGCTTCTGTCTCTcagaaaaagttaaatttaataaataaatttttcgaACATTGCCATCTTTACATTCTCCTGGCCAATCTGAAAATGTCAGACTCACATTATAGCAGCAGCGAGATGAATTACTTTAAGGAGGCATTAGATGAGGACAATGTGATTTTAACATTGGTTCCAGTTGTAGAGGAACCTAAAAAAGAACATCTAGTGGAACCAAGTGTTTCTTCAACCGCAGATATCAAACCTGCAGATATCAAATCTAAGAAGCCTTGGCAAAGCAATAAAGTTGACTTTCCACAAGCAAACGAACAATTCAAAGCTTCTCCAAAACCTAAGTGCAAAAAAGCAGTTTTTCCCCTGCCAACCATTTTGCCCCCAATTACTAAGGTGTCTCGGAACACTTTGCGGAACTGGTGCCAACAACTTAATTTGAGTACAGATGGCCAGAAAATAGAAGTGTATCTGAGGCTCCAGAGACATGCATATCCTGAACAAATACAGGATGTTCCTGACACACCACGAGAAGCCAAAATGCAGTCATGTCCAAGAAAAAGTACTAATAGAGCAAAGCTGCAGGACAGTTGTACTAGGAGCAATGGAGAGGAAGAAACTAATATAGTTGAAGTGATAACTTCAGCTCAGGAAGCCACGTTGGCATCTTGGGCAAGAATTGCTGCAAGAGTCAGTCAGCCCAAGGCTGTGAATTCGTCTTCCATTCCTACTTCAGTTGAAGCCTTTTTGCAGGAAGCCTCTGGTGTCAGGTGGTGTGTAGTTCACGGCAGACTTCTCCCCGCAGATGTACCAGGCTGGGTTCGCCTGCAGTTCCGAGCAGGCCACACCTGGGTACCTGATACTCCCAAGAggatgatttctctctttctgttaccaGCCTGTACTTTTCCATCCCCAGGACTAGAAGACAACATGTTATGCCCTGAATGTACTAAGAGGAATAAGAAGATGATGAGAAGATTAATGTCAGTGGgggagaaaaaacaccacactgtAAGAAAACAGAATATGCCACCCCAAAATATGCCACCTTAAACTGTGTTCGTGTTGTTTTTATCTGAGAGTAATTGAGAAGAAGCAGATACAAGGAGAATTCTTTGCCTTCCCGCTATTTAACAAAAAAGCCACTTTTTCACTAAAAAGTGGTACCTAAGTTTATGAAagtcccacctccccctctctaCCAGGAAGGCCATATGGTGGAGTCCACAACAGATTGGCTTGCATCTGAATAATTCTGACCGTCTTCAGTGTCTCCTCATACCTCAAGTACAGACTTACTAAGTATTTTGTTATGTAGaatgtgattttgttttgttttagaatgcTT is part of the Oryctolagus cuniculus chromosome 16, mOryCun1.1, whole genome shotgun sequence genome and harbors:
- the LOC100343814 gene encoding developmental pluripotency-associated protein 2, encoding MSDSHYSSSEMNYFKEALDEDNVILTLVPVVEEPKKEHLVEPSVSSTADIKPADIKSKKPWQSNKVDFPQANEQFKASPKPKCKKAVFPLPTILPPITKVSRNTLRNWCQQLNLSTDGQKIEVYLRLQRHAYPEQIQDVPDTPREAKMQSCPRKSTNRAKLQDSCTRSNGEEETNIVEVITSAQEATLASWARIAARVSQPKAVNSSSIPTSVEAFLQEASGVRWCVVHGRLLPADVPGWVRLQFRAGHTWVPDTPKRMISLFLLPACTFPSPGLEDNMLCPECTKRNKKMMRRLMSVGEKKHHTVRKQNMPPQNMPP